A stretch of DNA from Paenibacillus sp. FSL W8-0186:
CACCATGCTGTAAGGATGGAACACATAGGAGCGGATTTGGCTGCCCCAGGCGATATCCGACTGTTCGCCGCGGATTTCGTCCAATTCCTTTTGCTGTTCCTCCAGCTTGCGCTCGACCAATTTGGAACGGAGCATCGTCATAGCCCGCTCTCTGTTCTTGATCTGGGAACGTTCATTCTGACACGTCACCACGATACCTGTCGGCAGGTGAGTAATCCGTACGGCGGAATCCGTCGTATTGATGTGCTGCCCGCCGGCCCCGCTTGCCCGGTACGTATCGATCTTCAAATCCTCTGACCGGATTTCGATATCCACGTCCTCCGTAATCTCCGGTACGACGTCACAGGATACGAATGAGGTATGCCTTCTTCCCGAAGAGTCGAACGGAGAAATTCGCACCAAGCGGTGTACCCCTTTCTCAGCCTTCAGATAGCCGTAGGCATTGTATCCTTTGATCAGCAGCGTAACGCTTTTGATTCCCGCCTCGTCACCTGGAAGATAATCCAGCGTCTCGACCTTGAAGCCATGCTTCTCCGCCCAGCGGGTATACATCCGCAGCAGCATTTGGCCCCAGTCCTGCGACTCGGTGCCGCCCGCTCCGGGATGCAGTTCCAGAATAGCGTTCATCTTATCGTACGGCGAGTTGAGCAGAAGCTGGAGCTCGAAATCCTCCAGCTTCTTCAGCAGCGCTTCAACGGAGCCGCCGATATCGGCCGCAAGCTCTTCGTCGCCCTCTTCCTCGGCGAGTTCGGCCATCAACGCCGTATCATCATACTCCCGCTGCAGCGCTTCATATTGGTCTACCGAGGACTTGATGGCATTCAGCTCGGCAATGATGCCTTGCGCTTTGTCATTATCGTCCCAGAAATCCGGGGCTGCCATCTTGTCCTCGTAATTGGCAATCATTTCATGCTTGAGATCTAAGTCAAAGAGACCCCCTAAGATTGGATAGTTTCTTTGCGATTTCCCGCATATCCTGCTTGATGCTCGGGTCGATCATCGTTGTTCATTCACCTTCCCAAATGTACTTGAGGATTCAGGATGCTCTAGCCTGCTGCAAGAGTCATTCTGCGTACTTTATGCGTTCTGCCCATGGCAGTGTTTGTATTTCTTTCCGCTGCCGCATGGGCATGGATCGTTGCGTCCAATCTGGTCGCCGCGTTGAACCGGACGTTTCTCCGCGGGCTCGCCGCTGGTGGAGATTTTGCTCTCGTCCACAACCGCCTGGCGCTCCTGATTGCTCTCAACGTGTGCTTTCATAATATATGTGGCAACCTCTTCTTGGATGCTGGCTACCATCTGGTTGAACATTTCAAAGCCCTCGAATTGATATTCGCGAAGCGGATCGGTACCGCCGTATGCCCGCAAATGGATACCTTGGCGCAGCTGATCCATGGCGTCGATGTGATCCATCCACTTGCTGTCCACCGCACGAAGCGCGATAACCTTCTCAAATTCACGAACCATTTCTGGTCCAAGCGCTTCCTCGCGTGTATCGTATTTGGTCATCACTTTAGAGAAAATATATTCAACCATTTCTTCGGGCTCTTTGCCCCACAGCTCATCTTTCGTAATCGCGCCTTCATCCAGCATTTTGGCGTTCATGTACTCCGCTACGTCCTGCAGCTCCCAGTTCTCTGGGATTTCGTCGGCCGTATGCGCTTCGACCACCCGCTCGATAACCGCTTTGATCATATCGATAATGATTTGCTTGATGTTCTCAGATTCGAGCAGCTCCCGGCGCTGTTTATAGATGATTTCGCGCTGCTGGTTCATAACGTCGTCATATTGCAGGACGATCTTGCGCACATCGAAGTTGTTGCCTTCGACCCGCTTCTGGGCGGATTCCACGGCGCGCGTAATCATCTTGCTCTCGATCGGCTGATCTTCTTCGAATCCAAGGCGCTCCATCATGTTAAGCACGTTATCCGCACCGAAGCGCTTCATCAGCTCATCGCCGAGCGACAGGTAGAACTGCGTGGAGCCCGGATCGCCCTGACGGCCCGCACGTCCGCGAAGCTGGTTATCGATCCGGCGCGATTCATGGCGTTCGGTACCTATAATATGCAAACCGCCGACTTCGGCTACCCCTTCGCCAAGCAGGATGTCCGTACCGCGGCCCGCCATGTTCGTAGCGATGGTCACGGAGTTCGGCTCCCCTGCGCGTGAAATGATCTCCGCTTCTTCCTCATGGTATTTCGCGTTGAGTACTTTATGCTGGACACCTTTGCGCTTCAGCATTTCGGAGAGACGTTCGGAATTCTCAATCGATACTGTACCGACAAGAATTGGCTGCTTCTCTTTGTGCCGTTTTACGATTTCCTCAACGACGGCCTTGAATTTGCCTTCCTCGCTCTTATACACGACATCCGGCATATCAATCCGGCGGTTTGGACGGTTTGTCGGCACCTGCAGCACTTCGAGGCCGTAGATCTTCTTGAACTCTTCTTCCTCGGTCTTCGCCGTACCGGTCATTCCCGCTAGTTTGCGGTACATACGGAAATAGTTCTGGAACGTAATCGTCGCCAGCGTCATGCTCTCGTTCTGTACCTCGATGCCTTCCTTGGCTTCGATCGCCTGATGCAGCCCTTCGCTATACCGGCGTCCCGCCATCAAGCGGCCCGTAAACTCGTCGACGATCATGACTTCGTCTTCGGTGACGACATAGTCTACGTCGCGGCGCATAATAACATTCGCCTTGAGCGCTTGAACGATATGGTGGTTCAACGTGACATGGGCATGGTCATAGAGATTGTCGATGCCAAAAGCCTTCTCGGCCTTGGCTACCCCTTTCTCTGTCAAGGATACTGCTTTAACTTTAATATCAACCGTAAAGTCCTCTTCAGGCACAAGCCTCTTAATAAAACGGTCTGCTGCGTAATACAGCTCCGTCGATTTCTGAGCTTGTCCAGAAATGATCAGCGGCGTGCGCGCCTCGTCGATCAGAATCGAGTCCACTTCGTCAATGATACAGAAGTAAAGCGGACGCTGAACCATCTGCTCTTTGTATAGAACCATGTTATCGCGCAAATAGTCGAACCCGAACTCATTGTTCGTTCCGTAGGTAATGTCGCAGGCGTAAGCTTCTTGCTTGTCCGCATGCTCCATCCCGGTGAGGTTCACCCCGACAGTCATGCCGAGGAAATTATAGATCTGTCCCATCTGCTCGCTGTCGCGCTGTGCCAGATAGTCGTTGACCGTAACGACATGAACGCCTTTGCCCAGGAGCGCATTCAAATAAACCGGCAAGGTACCTACCAATGTTTTACCTTCACCGGTTTTCATCTCGGCGATGCGGCCTTCATGGAGGGCCATCCCCCCGATCAGCTGTACGTCAAAATGGCGCATGCCCAGCGTTCTGCGCGAAGCTTCTCTAACCGTCGCAAACGCTTCGGGAAGAAGTTCATCCAATGTCTCGCCCTTCTCGATCCGTTCGCGGAACTCGGCCGTTTTGCCTTGCAGCTGCTCGTCCGACAGCGCCTCAAATTTCGGTTCTAATGTATTGATTAAGTCCACCGTCTTCATAAGACGTTTGACATCACGTTCATTCGTGTCGCCAAATATCTTCTTCACTATTCCTAGCATAGTTAACCCCTTTCACGGCTAAACAAATGATTTACCTAAATTGTAACAGTTTGTAAGGCATGCCGCAACACGCGCCGTCACGTTTCCTGCGGCATTCCAATATCTAAAAAGAGCCCCATCCGCGGGCGGACAAGGCTCGTTTCCCTAAGTTCAATTGCAAGAATTACCATGCCATTCATACAATCGTCGTGATTGGATACGTTATACTAATCCTGCTCGATCAAACCATATTTCCCGTCATTCCGTTTATAGACGACGTTTAGTTCTTTCGTATCGATGTTGGAAAATACAAAGAAATTATGGCCGACCATATTCATCTGCAGTATGGCTTCTTCCACGTCCATTGGTTTCATTGTAAACCGCTTCGTGCGGACGACTTCCAGATCATCGCTGTCCGCTTCATCCACGGCGACTGAGCCGCCATTCTCAACGAACAGGCTCTTCAGACTGCCTTCCTGACGGAACTTGCGATTGATCTTCGTCTTATGCTTGCGTATCTGGCGTTCGAGCTTGTCCACGACTGCATCAATCGATGCATACATGTCATCACTGCGATCCTCAGCGCGAAGCACGACGCCGGTTAGAGGAATCGTAACCTCCACCGTATGCAAACCGCGTACGACACTTAACGTGACGTAGCCTTCTGAGGTAGGGGGTGCTTCAAAGTACTTGTCAAGTCGACTGAGCTTCTTGTCTACGTAATCTCGCAGTGCGTCAGTCACTTCAATTTGCTGTCCACGAATACTAAAATTCATAGGGCACTCCTCCTTTGCTTTGCACCTTTATTATAGCATGGTGTTAAGGCAATGTAAAAAGTGTAAACGCAGGATTAAGACCTAAAAAAAGACCAAGCCCATGGCGCAAGCCGCCAGTGCTAGTCTTGCAGTTCTGTGACAATTTGGTGCAGCGCCCGCTGAGTATGCCTGGCCGTTTTTCTTGAGCCTGCTGGTCAGTATGCCGCTATATGTAAACGCTTGCCAGGAAAAATGAAAGACCCGGGCTGCCCCGGGTCTATGCTAGCGAATCTTCAATTGTTAACCATCGTACCGTTATATGTAGGTCGGCTCTGCCGGATGATTATAATTTGATTACGTTAGCCGCTTGCGGTCCGCGAGCGCCTTCAACGATCTCGAACTCTACAGATTGTCCTTCTTCCAGCGTTTTGAAGCCTTCGGATTGAATAGCCGAGAAGTGTACGAACACGTCTGCGCCTTCTTCAGTCTCAATAAAGCCATAACCCTTCTCTGCGTTAAACCATTTCACTTTACCTTGCATCCACTAACATTCCCTTCATTATCAAATAAGAGTGTGAACCAAGCTCACATTTCTGACTATACCACTCCAGCTTAAATTGTGTCAATTGGAAAAGAAAAGGTTTTACTGTTAATTTATTGTAAAATCTTGTCGCAAAAAGCGGAATGACCCATTTAGCCAGCAGAGGCAGAAATGCGCTTATTTTTTATTACCCTGGAAGGGGAGGGGTGAAACAGGGTAAGAATGATTTAGATAAATGCTTGATCTACCAACTGAATGATATTCGATTTTAAGCTTTTGAATCTTCGTCATGTCTAAACAATTTCTTCCGTCAAAAATGACAGGTTTCCCCATCTTAGACACATACAGTTCCAAATCAAAATTTACGATCTCAGGCCACTCTGTTAATATAAACACACAGTCTGCGTCTTGGATTGCATCTTCAATATTTGATAAAAACTCTACTTCCTCTGGCAGCAGCTTTCTCGCATTATCTATTGCTATAGGGTCATAAGCACTTACCACAGCGCCGGACTTTATTAAGTCTGTCACAACAGTGAGTGAAGCTGCCTCTCTCATGTCATCAGTATTGGGTTTAAAGGCCAGTCCTAACACAGCAATCTTCAACCCCTCTAAGGATCCAAATCTCCTCTTTGCCTTTTCGGTCAAAATATTTTGCTGTTTCTTATTCACTTCAATCACAGATCTTAATAGCTCAAAATCATGATTTGCATTTCCCGCAATTTGCATAAGTGCATTAGTGTCCTTGGGAAAACACGACCCTCCATATCCGATACCTGCATTCAAAAAGTGCGCGCCAATCCGCTTGTCCATTCCCATTCCCTGAGCTACTTCTGTAATGTCTGCGTCAAGCTTCTCACATAAGTTGGATATTTCGTTAATAAAGCTTATTTTCGTAGCAAGAAAGGCATTCGAAGCATATTTAATCATCTCTGCACTTCGTATAGATGTCTTATATATTGGGATCTGAAATGGCTTGTTGATCTCTTCAATCATTTCTGCCGCCTTCACACTATCAGAACCGATAATTATTCGATCACCATAAAATGTATCATTGATGGCAGATCCTTCTCTTAAAAACTCAGGATTCGACACCATTTCAAATGATACGCTATCATTCGACTTATTATATTCAATTATGGCTTTGAGCCGGTCGCCTGTTCCAATCGGTACTGTACTTTTCGTTACTATAACCACATCATTACTAATTTGATCGGCAATAGCAATCGCTGCATCCTCAAGCGCACTCAGATCAGCTGTACCATCTTCATTTGAAGGGGTACCAACCGCAATGTATATTACTTCTGCTCTAATCAACCCTTCATTATATTGATTGGTAAAATGCAATCTGCCCTCAGCCATATTTTTAACAATTAATTCTTCAAGGCCCGGTTCATAAATAGGTGATTTACCGCTTCTCAACAAATTAATTTTCAAGGCATCGATATCAATACAAGTGACAATATGTCCTATTTCCGCCAAGCAAACCCCCGTCACAAGGCCAACATATCCTGTTCCAATCACGGATATTCTCATGAGGCATCACTCCAAATTTTAGATCATATCCTAAGAATAATTACTTAATTTTTATAGCCGTAACCTCCATCGAGCCTTTGTAGTGCTTTGACATCTTGTAATCAATTGAAATTGGTGTTTTTCCAAAATCATTTTTAATGAATGAAATGAGAAGTAATGCAAATGCCCTGCCTCTTTCCACATCGCATCATCAAACTTAACAAATTGGGCGTGGGCGCTCTGATAATTAGGTGTCGATATCCAGAGTATGCCTCTATCATTTAATAGATCATACGCTTTTCTAATTGTAGCCGCTGGATCCTCAATATGTTCAATAACATCTCCCATAGTGATAACATCGTATCTTTTATCCGTTTCGTATTTCAAAAAATCACAAGCTGTTACTGGAATGCCCAAAAAATTCGCGATATGATCAGCTTGCTTTTTTACGATTTCTAAACCTTCAACTTCAAAATGTAGCTCTTTTGCCACTGCTAGAAGTTCCCCTCCACCAATACCTACATCGAGTAGCTTCTTACCAGTTACATTTCTTTTCAATTCTCGTAAATTTTCTCCGATTGTTGGTAGAAAATCCAATTTTGAAGGCATCAAATTAAAATTTATACCATCAAATTTCATATCACTTAATGAAGAGGGATTGTTATACGAAAATATATGTTCACAAGGTTCGCAATACATCCAAACTTTAACCGGACTGTACATACTGTTATAACTCATACCCGAAAATGATTCCGCACAAAAATAAGGCCGTGCTTCCTTTTGGCAAAAAGGGCAGTCACTTTCTAAAATTTCGTCTACTTCTTCATAAAAGTAATTATGTGAAGGATAACTTATTAATAGAATTATTTGTCTTAAAGGAAATTTTATACATATTAAAGGCGTATAGTGGGTCAGAGCTACTATTCACTTGTGCTAATCGATAATAAGCAATTGATTGATAATCTATATTATTTACACTAACCAAACTGTTATAGCATTTAGAGGCGACAGCATGGTCGCCTTTCCTAAATGACTCTTCCCCTAAATCAAATAGCAGATACATTCTCCATTGGTAGAACGAATCATTAACAACAGTAAAATTCTCATTGGTAGACAAGAAGTTTCCCATTATTTCAATCAATTGATTAGTGTATTTGGTAATGACCTCACTATTTTGTACATAGTTCATTTGTTTTAGAGCTTGTAAGCCATTGATGAGGTCATGAATCAAAAAGGACAATTCGTGCATCTAATCATGATTTTTATGAGCCAAATAATCTACAGCTTCAGCCAAAGTGTCAACCATGTTGTTAATTTGCTCAATTTCATTAGAATTCATTATTTGCTCCTTTTAAACCCAAACGCTCTAATCCTTTGAAGTAACCATATTGACCAGCTCAAAAACACTAGACACTAGCTCGTGATCATCCCAGTTATTCTGTACTGCAGTTTGGGCTAAATTATGAATGTTTTGAATGGCCGCTCCACTAAAACAAGGGTTACCGAAACTCTGAGAGTTTTTTCTAACTATTAATAAATCCTGCTTTGCTTCTTGCAGCAATCCCCTTGCAGCCAAAATAACCGCTCTATCAATAAATGCCTCTAACATAAGCGTGACATTGTCAGACTCGAAAGTTTCCCTATACATCTCATTGATAGGAATCGATTGGTACAGCTTTCTAAAAATTATTTGTTCATATTCTGCTGTTTTAGAAACTAATTGATCATAAGAAACGGGATCTGCAGCTGAGCCCCTACTACCTGCATGCACTCTATATCTTACCGTTGGTACAGGGATATATTCTATACTATTCAGGTTGGCTAGTCTAAGCCAAAAATCATAATCTTGAGCCCTTACTAGTTCCTCATCCCAACCTCCTAATTGTTCGAGGCAGCTTTTCCTAAAGACAACGGTAGGCCCATGAATAAAGCAGCCTCTCATTAACATTTGAAAATCTAATTTATTACTATCTATAGGAGACAAATCATGTACTCTTATTACCTGACCATTAACATCATTGAAATCAATCGAGCGGGTATGAATTAATCCCAATTCGGGATTTTGTAAAAATCTCTTTAATTGAAGCTCTAGTTTTAAAGGTAATGCAATGTCATCATCATCAAACACCCAGATGAAATCACCATTAGCCTGTTTAATAGCTACATTTAGTGCGGATGATTTCCCCCCGTTTTCCTTATAAATATAATTAATTTTATCTAAATAAGGTGAAAGTTCTTCCTTTGGAGATTCAACAGAACCATCATCAATAACAATAATTTCAACATTTTTATGGGTTTGATCTAAAATAGACTGTATCGTTTCAGAAATATATTCTTTCCGATTATATGTGGGAACAATAACCGAAACAAGTTGGTTACTTTTGGGAAAACTGTAAGGCTGAGGCAAGAAAAGTGAATTTATATCGTTTGAAGCAACTTCGTATTCTTCATAAGGCTTGATTAGAAAACCCATAATCCATTCATTCGGGACCTTACTATTCCAATGCAGCGAGCATCCGATTGAAAATTCAACTAAATTATTGAGAATTCTTTTGGTAAATATATTATAATGATCCGGATCTGGGATAGAATATCCATTTGGTACACTTATAATGATGGTACCTCCAGGTTTACAAACCCGAAAGGCTTCCTTAATGATTTTTTTAGGATCATCAACATGCTCAAGGACTTCTGCAACAACAACAGTATCAAACGTATGATCTGGAAATTGGAGTTGATAACCGTTTCCTACTTGAAAACGGCAATTATCGAATCCTAGTTTTGCAGCCTTGTGCCTCGCCAAATCAATAGCAATAGGATCAATATCAATGCCGTATAAGTTAGATCCATGGCTAGCAATAAATACTGAAAGGTCCCCATTCGCACAACCGATCTCCAATACGTCCCCATAACACAATGGGGCAGTTTCGGCCATCCTCTTTAACTCTTGCTGGTTACGGAGCCTACGGTAATTCCCCCATCTTTCTTTCAGCTTTGGATCGTTTATATACTTCATAACCTCTAAAGTTATACCTGATAGTTCTTTGGCATCCATCAAATCTGTACTATTTTGAAGATACCACTCTGCTGGTTGATGATTCCCTACAATCATGGATAATAGTCCCAAACAGAAGGAAATCTCTTTATTCTCTGGGTTTATGGCTAACTCTGAAAAACAAAAACCATATCCGATTTCCGGGCTACCTTGTTGAATTGACTCAATCACTTGTTGTAATAATTTAGTTGGCATGAACGCAAGTCTCCTGTCTTGGGATTTATTTATGTTATCCTGCTGTACTAAGTTGCGAATTAACCCATTTTGATACAATATCCCAATTCATCATCTCACCTAGAATTGACTTTAGGGTGTTAGCATCCTGTGTCTGGATAGCTAAATTACAGATATGAAAAGCAATTTCAGCATCAGGCTTATTCTTATATGCTTCTTTATAATGATATAAGCTGTCTTCTAGCATATTAAGTCGCCGCAATGCCTGAGCAGCCAAAAGATTAATATTATAGCTTTCTTCTTGGTTTGTTCCTTGTAAGAGTACATCAAGAAGAACTTCATAAAATCCCTGCTCATACATTGCTTTTGCAAGAATAAAACGCATTTGAGAGGTAGTAAATTGATTCATGAAATAGTCAATTAAATCGTACTTCTGAAGTCTCAAAATATCCGTGATTAGAACACTAACAATATCCTGAAAATCCTTTGTGAAATTTTCACATTTAATATCCTTCATTTCTATTAGCTTTAGTATGACCCTCTTCTCAGCAGTACGGAGAGATGCATTTTGGAGAATGCGTTCAGCTAACTCCTTGTTTTGCATAAGTATGCTTACTAATAAAATATCTCTTTGATCCTTTTCTTCGTACTTCTGTTTGCTGCTCCAGTAATTCCAGGAATCCTCATAGTTTCCCTTTAAAAGGTTAATAAAAGACAAAGCCTCTTCATCACATTTAATGTTGTATTTATTCATAAATTGAATTATTACAGGATGCCTTAATTGATATAATGCTTCAATCAATTGCTGAATAACCTTTTCTTCCTGCGGCCATAAGGCGGAGATCTGTTTGAACAAATCTTCATTATCATGATATAAGTTAAAATCTAATAGACTTTTCAGTAATCCCATAACATGAGGGGCCTGGCTTATCGCAACACGTAGATTAGCATCAGCCTGACCAAATTCAAAGTTTGAGTAAGCAATTTCTGCCAGTCGAGTAGAAGCTAAGTAACTACCGGTGCCCTCATAGGTATTAAAATGGATGCTTACATCACTATCGCCAACTTCAATACAATTCTCAAAGCACTCCCTGGCATCAGGTAAATAACCCAATTCCTGATATATGAGTCCCTCATAATATTTGAATTCTACATAATTTGAATATAATTTAAATGCATCATTGGCTATTGACAAAGCATCTTTATATTGTTTCAGCATTATTAAGCTTTGAATTAGACCAAGAAGCAGTTTTATAGTAAATGTATAGTTGTCACCGTAAGAATAAGACTTTTTATAAGCCTCAAGAGCTTTTGTATATTCGCCAGAGATAAAATACTGCTGCCCTAGATTATAATAATTAAAAGCCGATGGATTTTCGTCAACTTCCTTCAATAATATTTGTAAGTTCCGTTCAAGTTTACCCTGCTGGTTAACAACTTTTGTTAAGTAGCCATCATGATGAATGATCATCTCACTTAATATTTGACTGCTTCTATGCCAATTGGATTGAATGTCAATTTGTTCATGAATTGCACCATGGTACATTAGTTCAGGTATCCTTACAAATAAACGAGGAAATTTATGAATTTCCGCTAATCCGCCACCTAAATCATTACGAATTGGTATATAGTAAATTTCATTAGTAAGATGTTGCTTAAGTTGATTGAGGGGATCTTCAATCCATTCGTCAGCATCCAACTGTAGAATATAATCAGAGGTAGCTTGCTCAATTGCATAATTTCTAGCATTAGCAAAGTTATTATCCCATTGGTAGTGAAATATTTTCGCGTCATACTTATTCAATAATTCAAGGGTCTTGTCGGTAGAACCTGTATCCACAATAATAATTTCATCCACAACTGAAGCAACACTATCTAAACAACGTTGTATACAACGTTCCTCATTCTTAACAATCATACATAAAGATATAGTAGATTTTTTCATATTGCCTCCTATGATAGCTGCGCTAAACGAGAATCTGCTAATTTAAAACCTAACCCGCCACTTGTCTTATAATGAAACTTAGCTTTTTCTAAATTTCCTGATAATTCATAATACAAGCCCAAATTATAATGGGCCAGATACGTCCCAGCCCCTTTTTCACCTTCATATTTATGTGGATCAGCATCTCCCAACTCAACACATCGTTCGAAAGCTGTTGGAATCAATTGAAAAGATTCTATGGTTCTAATCTCAATTAATGCACTGCCATATATATAATATAAATCGGTATAATCATGAAAAATCTGAATAGCAAAGTCTAAAAGAGATAATAATTGAGTCCATTCTTTCGTTCGTAGAAAGGTCTCTGCTAAAGTCCGAATTATACTAGGGTAAAATGGCATATTGCTATTAGAATATTTGTATGCCTCTGTAAGATAAGTTAAAGCTTCATCATACTGTTTATTAACAAAATAAGTTTTGCCAATTTGAAATAGAGTATACGGTTCATTTGCATGGTCATTTAATTGCGCAAAAAGTAATTTTAAATTCCTCGCAATTTTATCTTTTGATAAAATTGTTTTTTTTGTATATCCGTAATGCGTTAATCTAATTTTAGTAACAACTGTTTCTGGGGGGGCCTCATTATATAATAATTGCTCATGAATGCGTCCTGAATACTGGAATCCAATCTTATTGGGGAACAGCCGTATGATTTGTGCTACTGAAATTCGATTATCATCATTAATATTATTTATCTCCACTCTTCCAACTAGGTTTGAAGCATTCTGGAGCAATGAAACAGCATGCTCGAGATCTGTTAAGCTAGGATTCACTAATCTCTCATCTGCGTCTAGCATTAATACATAAGGTTGAGCTGCATACTTAATTAATTCATTTCTGGATTTTCCAAAATCGTCTGCCCATATGCCGTTCCTAACAACAGCACCTTCACTAGCAGCTATTTCTCTAGTTAGATCAGTTGATCCCGTATCCAGAAGGATGACTTCTTTAACAAACTTATTAACCGAGCGTATACAATCGGCAATAACATCTTCTTCATTTTTCGCTAATATACAAACAGATATTGGTGCCTTCACAGTTGAGATCCCTCTTTTCTAATCTTTCTAGACATTTCCTGCAGCAAATAAAATCAGGTGCTCCTCTATAAAATTATAGAGAAGCACCTTTAAATTAATCAAAATAGTATTTATTGATAAGTAAATCCATCTACTAGTATTTCTGAGGCTTGGCCATCTGGATTAATAATTCGGACTGGAACCGGACCTGTTACAGCCGAAGCAGGTGTCCTAAATCTCAGTTGAGAGGAGCTTAAATACGTTGCATCAACTACTACGCCATTTATCTCTATTTTAGCTCCGCTTTGAATATTAGACCCAGTAACAGTAACAATAGTTCCACCATTGATACCGCCCACATTTGGAGTTAACTTAGTCACTATTGGAGCAGGCTTAGGTGCTGGCGCTGTATATACATATCCGCCACTCAAAATTGCTGATTGTTGACCATCTGGGTTAATAACTTGGACATCTACTGCTGCTGCAGACGGCCAAGAAGGTACTTTAATCCTAAGTTGTGTCGCACTTATATAAGTCGCGGCAATCTCTTCACCATTAAAATATACGCTTGCACCACTTATGAAATTGCTTCCACTGACGGTGACCTGTCCTCCACCAGAAATCAATCCAGTATTCGGAGATAAGCTTGTAACTGTCGGCGGAGGATTCTGAAGGAATGTAAAACCATCTACTAACTGGCCAGACTGCCCGTCTGGATTAATTACACTCAGTGTAACAGTCTCTGGATTAGGCCAGATAGGCGTAGCAACACGCAATTGCGTTTTACTTAAGTACGTTGTTGCTAGCTCTGTATTTCCAAATGCAACCCTTGAACCATTTACAAAATTTTCGCCAATTACTGTTATTAAACTACTCTTAGATGCAAGTGCTGTGTTCGGCGAGGCACCTGTTACAATTGGTGCCGGTGGCGGTGGCGGGGTTACAAATTTAAATCCATCTACCAATGTTCCCGACTTACCG
This window harbors:
- the prfB gene encoding peptide chain release factor 2 (programmed frameshift), encoding MIDPSIKQDMREIAKKLSNLRGSLDLDLKHEMIANYEDKMAAPDFWDDNDKAQGIIAELNAIKSSVDQYEALQREYDDTALMAELAEEEGDEELAADIGGSVEALLKKLEDFELQLLLNSPYDKMNAILELHPGAGGTESQDWGQMLLRMYTRWAEKHGFKVETLDYLPGDEAGIKSVTLLIKGYNAYGYLKAEKGVHRLVRISPFDSSGRRHTSFVSCDVVPEITEDVDIEIRSEDLKIDTYRASGAGGQHINTTDSAVRITHLPTGIVVTCQNERSQIKNRERAMTMLRSKLVERKLEEQQKELDEIRGEQSDIAWGSQIRSYVFHPYSMVKDHRTSVESGNVGAVMDGELDPFIDGYLRSQIKTEPKN
- the secA gene encoding preprotein translocase subunit SecA, with protein sequence MLGIVKKIFGDTNERDVKRLMKTVDLINTLEPKFEALSDEQLQGKTAEFRERIEKGETLDELLPEAFATVREASRRTLGMRHFDVQLIGGMALHEGRIAEMKTGEGKTLVGTLPVYLNALLGKGVHVVTVNDYLAQRDSEQMGQIYNFLGMTVGVNLTGMEHADKQEAYACDITYGTNNEFGFDYLRDNMVLYKEQMVQRPLYFCIIDEVDSILIDEARTPLIISGQAQKSTELYYAADRFIKRLVPEEDFTVDIKVKAVSLTEKGVAKAEKAFGIDNLYDHAHVTLNHHIVQALKANVIMRRDVDYVVTEDEVMIVDEFTGRLMAGRRYSEGLHQAIEAKEGIEVQNESMTLATITFQNYFRMYRKLAGMTGTAKTEEEEFKKIYGLEVLQVPTNRPNRRIDMPDVVYKSEEGKFKAVVEEIVKRHKEKQPILVGTVSIENSERLSEMLKRKGVQHKVLNAKYHEEEAEIISRAGEPNSVTIATNMAGRGTDILLGEGVAEVGGLHIIGTERHESRRIDNQLRGRAGRQGDPGSTQFYLSLGDELMKRFGADNVLNMMERLGFEEDQPIESKMITRAVESAQKRVEGNNFDVRKIVLQYDDVMNQQREIIYKQRRELLESENIKQIIIDMIKAVIERVVEAHTADEIPENWELQDVAEYMNAKMLDEGAITKDELWGKEPEEMVEYIFSKVMTKYDTREEALGPEMVREFEKVIALRAVDSKWMDHIDAMDQLRQGIHLRAYGGTDPLREYQFEGFEMFNQMVASIQEEVATYIMKAHVESNQERQAVVDESKISTSGEPAEKRPVQRGDQIGRNDPCPCGSGKKYKHCHGQNA
- the raiA gene encoding ribosome-associated translation inhibitor RaiA, coding for MNFSIRGQQIEVTDALRDYVDKKLSRLDKYFEAPPTSEGYVTLSVVRGLHTVEVTIPLTGVVLRAEDRSDDMYASIDAVVDKLERQIRKHKTKINRKFRQEGSLKSLFVENGGSVAVDEADSDDLEVVRTKRFTMKPMDVEEAILQMNMVGHNFFVFSNIDTKELNVVYKRNDGKYGLIEQD
- a CDS encoding cold shock domain-containing protein, giving the protein MQGKVKWFNAEKGYGFIETEEGADVFVHFSAIQSEGFKTLEEGQSVEFEIVEGARGPQAANVIKL
- a CDS encoding UDP-glucose/GDP-mannose dehydrogenase family protein; this encodes MRISVIGTGYVGLVTGVCLAEIGHIVTCIDIDALKINLLRSGKSPIYEPGLEELIVKNMAEGRLHFTNQYNEGLIRAEVIYIAVGTPSNEDGTADLSALEDAAIAIADQISNDVVIVTKSTVPIGTGDRLKAIIEYNKSNDSVSFEMVSNPEFLREGSAINDTFYGDRIIIGSDSVKAAEMIEEINKPFQIPIYKTSIRSAEMIKYASNAFLATKISFINEISNLCEKLDADITEVAQGMGMDKRIGAHFLNAGIGYGGSCFPKDTNALMQIAGNANHDFELLRSVIEVNKKQQNILTEKAKRRFGSLEGLKIAVLGLAFKPNTDDMREAASLTVVTDLIKSGAVVSAYDPIAIDNARKLLPEEVEFLSNIEDAIQDADCVFILTEWPEIVNFDLELYVSKMGKPVIFDGRNCLDMTKIQKLKIEYHSVGRSSIYLNHSYPVSPLPFQGNKK
- a CDS encoding class I SAM-dependent methyltransferase — translated: MSYNSMYSPVKVWMYCEPCEHIFSYNNPSSLSDMKFDGINFNLMPSKLDFLPTIGENLRELKRNVTGKKLLDVGIGGGELLAVAKELHFEVEGLEIVKKQADHIANFLGIPVTACDFLKYETDKRYDVITMGDVIEHIEDPAATIRKAYDLLNDRGILWISTPNYQSAHAQFVKFDDAMWKEAGHLHYFSFHSLKMILEKHQFQLITRCQSTTKARWRLRL